The Papio anubis isolate 15944 chromosome 1, Panubis1.0, whole genome shotgun sequence genome window below encodes:
- the LOC101016349 gene encoding mitochondrial import receptor subunit TOM5 homolog: MFRIEGLAPKLDPEEMKRKMREDVISSIRNFLIYVALLRVTPFILKKLDSI, translated from the coding sequence ATGTTCCGGATTGAGGGCCTCGCGCCGAAGCTGGACCCGGAGGAGATGAAACGGAAGATGCGCGAGGATGTGATCTCCTCCATACGGAACTTTCTCATCTACGTGGCCCTGCTGCGAGTCACTCCATTTATCTTAAAGAAATTGGACAGCATATGA